Proteins from a genomic interval of Candidatus Palauibacter polyketidifaciens:
- a CDS encoding polysaccharide deacetylase, whose amino-acid sequence MTALCGLAALWTAPAAPMAAQEADDPPWRWSEARVFEAVNRVRAGRDLNPDSWPDGGRVAVLLSFDVDNETVWLRNGDTNVGGLSQGEYGSRVALGRVIDLLDEYGIAASFFGPALSFSLAPHQVDMIQASGRHEIGVHGWIHERNATLPRDEEERLLRMAIERLTELTGERPVGYRAPSWNFSDSTLDLLLEMDFLYDSSLMADDRPYEINQNGEPTGLVELPVDWILDDAPLFNPLGDRYSNPREVLEVYKDEFDVAWEEGTMFLLTMHPHYIGHRSRIVILRELIEHMRSKPGVWFGTHREAVEWVRAQASMP is encoded by the coding sequence GTGACCGCGCTCTGCGGGCTGGCGGCGCTGTGGACGGCGCCGGCGGCGCCGATGGCCGCCCAGGAAGCGGACGACCCGCCGTGGCGCTGGTCCGAAGCGCGCGTGTTCGAGGCCGTTAACCGGGTACGGGCCGGGCGCGACCTGAACCCGGACTCGTGGCCGGACGGCGGCCGCGTCGCCGTGCTGCTCTCCTTCGACGTGGACAACGAGACGGTCTGGCTGCGGAACGGCGACACCAACGTGGGCGGGCTCTCGCAGGGGGAGTACGGCTCGCGCGTCGCCCTCGGCCGCGTCATCGACCTGCTCGACGAGTACGGGATCGCCGCCTCGTTCTTCGGCCCCGCGCTCAGCTTCAGCCTGGCGCCGCACCAGGTCGACATGATCCAGGCCTCGGGCCGCCACGAGATCGGCGTCCACGGCTGGATCCACGAGCGCAACGCCACGCTCCCGCGCGATGAGGAGGAGCGCCTGCTGCGCATGGCCATCGAGCGGCTGACGGAACTCACGGGCGAACGCCCGGTCGGCTACCGCGCGCCGTCGTGGAACTTCAGCGACTCGACGCTCGACCTCCTGCTCGAGATGGACTTCCTGTACGACTCCTCGCTCATGGCGGACGACCGACCCTACGAGATCAACCAGAACGGCGAGCCCACGGGGCTCGTCGAACTCCCGGTGGACTGGATCCTGGACGACGCGCCGCTCTTCAACCCGCTCGGCGACCGCTACTCCAACCCGCGCGAGGTGCTGGAGGTGTACAAGGACGAGTTCGACGTGGCCTGGGAGGAGGGGACGATGTTCCTCCTCACCATGCACCCGCACTACATCGGGCACCGCTCCCGGATCGTGATCCTGCGCGAACTCATAGAGCACATGCGCTCGAAGCCCGGCGTCTGGTTCGGAACGCACCGCGAAGCCGTCGAGTGGGTCCGCGCCCAGGCATCGATGCCCTAG
- a CDS encoding S9 family peptidase, which yields MSVQAAGCTGEGADPASESPADAGVAPPVARVIPEQLETHGHTRVDNYYWLNQRENPEVIAYLEAENGYTDALMAHTEGLQAELFEEIKGRIQQTDLSVPVREGDFFYYSRTEDGRDYPIYARKRGSLDADEEVILDVNPLAEGHDYYAAFPEVSSDGDLMAWAEDTRGRRIYTIRVRNLATGEDYPEAIEGASGNMVWAEDDQTLFYTKRDPGTLRSYQIYRHRLGTDPADDVLVYQEDDEEFSSGVRKTKSKRYLVISSSHTVMDEHRFLDATNPEGEFTLFLPRERGHEHRFDHFGDHFYIRTNLDGAENFKLMRTPVDGTATDNWETVVPHRSDVFLQGFELFRDYLVLSERAGGLTRLRVRAWEGEEHQIAFDEPAYLASLSANPELDTNILRYGYTSLSAPRSVYDYDMSTRERTLLKEDEVLGGYDRAEYVVERLHAPARDGAVEVPVSLVYRSGLEKDGDNPLLLYAYGSYGASMEPTFSSTRLSLLDRGFVYAIAHIRGGQELGRAWYEDGKMFNKKNTFTDYVDAADFLVAEGYTSPEKLFARGGSAGGLLMGAVVNMRPELFRGVVAHVPFVDVVTTMLDESIPLTTFEWDEWGNPADLESYRYMLSYSPYDQVEAKDYPNLLVTTGLHDSQVQYWEPAKWVAKLRATKTDENRLLLKTHMDAGHGGGSGRDRRYEELAFEFAFILDLLEATAPR from the coding sequence GTGAGCGTTCAGGCCGCCGGTTGCACCGGGGAGGGGGCCGATCCCGCCTCCGAATCCCCGGCCGACGCCGGGGTCGCGCCCCCCGTCGCACGCGTGATCCCGGAACAACTGGAGACGCACGGGCACACACGAGTCGACAACTACTACTGGCTCAACCAGCGCGAGAATCCCGAGGTCATCGCATACCTCGAGGCGGAGAACGGCTATACCGACGCGCTGATGGCGCACACGGAGGGTCTCCAGGCGGAGCTGTTCGAGGAGATCAAGGGACGGATCCAGCAGACCGACCTCTCCGTGCCGGTGAGAGAGGGCGACTTCTTCTACTACAGCCGCACCGAGGACGGCCGGGACTACCCGATCTACGCCCGGAAGCGCGGGTCTCTCGACGCGGACGAGGAAGTCATCCTCGACGTCAATCCGCTCGCCGAGGGCCACGACTACTACGCCGCCTTCCCCGAGGTCAGCTCCGACGGCGACCTGATGGCGTGGGCCGAGGACACCCGCGGACGCCGCATCTACACCATCCGGGTCCGGAATCTCGCCACGGGGGAGGACTACCCGGAAGCGATCGAGGGCGCCTCCGGCAACATGGTATGGGCCGAGGACGACCAGACGCTCTTCTACACGAAGCGGGATCCCGGCACCCTGCGCTCATACCAGATCTACCGGCACCGGCTCGGCACCGATCCCGCGGACGACGTGCTCGTGTACCAGGAGGACGACGAGGAGTTCAGCTCGGGCGTCCGCAAGACGAAGTCGAAGAGGTACCTCGTCATCTCCTCCTCACACACCGTGATGGACGAGCACCGCTTCCTCGACGCGACGAACCCCGAGGGCGAATTCACCCTCTTCCTCCCGCGCGAGCGCGGGCACGAGCACCGCTTCGACCACTTCGGGGACCACTTCTACATCCGGACGAACCTCGACGGCGCCGAGAACTTCAAGCTCATGCGGACTCCCGTGGACGGGACGGCGACGGACAACTGGGAGACGGTCGTCCCGCACCGGAGCGACGTCTTCCTCCAGGGGTTCGAACTGTTCCGGGACTACCTCGTGCTCTCGGAGCGCGCGGGAGGGCTCACCCGTCTGCGCGTCCGCGCGTGGGAAGGGGAAGAGCACCAGATCGCGTTCGACGAGCCGGCCTACCTGGCCTCGCTGTCGGCCAACCCCGAACTGGACACGAACATCCTTCGCTACGGGTACACGTCGCTCTCGGCGCCGCGTTCCGTCTACGACTACGATATGTCCACCCGCGAGCGCACGCTGCTCAAGGAGGACGAAGTGCTCGGCGGCTACGACCGCGCGGAGTACGTGGTGGAGCGACTGCATGCCCCCGCCCGCGACGGCGCCGTGGAAGTCCCGGTGTCCCTCGTTTACCGGAGCGGTCTCGAGAAGGACGGTGACAACCCCCTCCTCCTCTACGCCTACGGCTCATACGGTGCGAGCATGGAGCCCACCTTCTCCTCGACGCGCCTGAGTCTTCTCGACCGCGGATTCGTGTACGCGATCGCCCATATCCGCGGCGGACAGGAACTGGGCCGGGCGTGGTACGAGGACGGGAAGATGTTCAACAAGAAGAACACCTTCACCGACTACGTGGACGCGGCGGATTTCCTCGTCGCGGAAGGCTACACGAGTCCCGAGAAGCTCTTCGCCCGCGGCGGGAGCGCCGGGGGTCTGCTCATGGGCGCGGTCGTGAACATGCGGCCGGAACTGTTCCGGGGCGTCGTCGCGCACGTGCCCTTCGTCGACGTCGTGACGACGATGCTGGACGAGTCGATCCCGCTCACGACCTTCGAATGGGACGAGTGGGGCAACCCGGCGGACCTCGAGTCGTACCGCTACATGCTCTCCTACTCCCCCTACGACCAGGTGGAGGCGAAGGACTACCCGAACCTGCTCGTCACGACGGGGCTCCACGACTCGCAGGTGCAGTATTGGGAGCCCGCGAAGTGGGTCGCGAAGCTGCGAGCGACGAAGACGGACGAGAATCGCCTGCTCCTCAAGACGCACATGGATGCGGGCCACGGCGGCGGCTCGGGCCGCGACCGCCGGTACGAGGAACTCGCCTTCGAGTTCGCCTTCATCCTGGACCTGCTCGAGGCGACCGCTCCGCGCTAG
- a CDS encoding PIN domain-containing protein encodes MIAQVFVDTNIFVYRHDESDPSKQACAEEWITFLARSRTGRLSFQVLQEFYVTLTRKERLAYDPAEVREIVRDLIAWRPVATDARILERAWVLQDQHAVSWWDALIVAAAQSCGCSVLLTEDLQHGHDFGGVRVINPFRARSETPARIMEAQPC; translated from the coding sequence ATGATCGCCCAGGTCTTCGTTGACACGAACATCTTCGTCTACCGGCATGACGAGAGCGATCCCTCGAAGCAGGCCTGTGCCGAGGAATGGATCACCTTCCTTGCGCGTTCGCGGACCGGACGCTTGAGCTTTCAGGTTCTTCAGGAATTCTACGTGACCCTCACCCGGAAGGAGCGTCTCGCGTACGACCCCGCCGAGGTTCGCGAAATCGTTCGGGATCTCATCGCCTGGCGGCCGGTGGCGACCGACGCCCGTATTCTGGAACGAGCGTGGGTGCTACAGGATCAGCACGCGGTTTCTTGGTGGGACGCCCTCATCGTGGCCGCGGCGCAATCCTGCGGGTGCTCCGTACTCTTGACCGAAGACCTGCAGCACGGACATGACTTCGGTGGCGTCCGCGTGATCAACCCGTTTCGAGCGAGGTCGGAGACGCCGGCCAGAATCATGGAGGCCCAGCCCTGCTGA